In the Acidovorax sp. A79 genome, one interval contains:
- a CDS encoding SAM-dependent methyltransferase, with translation MNARTGTLYLVPAPLDFGCDSQVPLQDALPASTLQTAARLTHWVCENAKSTRAYLKRVDALHPLAASLQQQQITELPREVHKKGDHGDKGSAPFDARPLLAAALAGHDMGLVSEAGMPAVADPGSSVVRAAHDLQIPVAPLVGPVSLLLALAASGLNGQNFAFVGYLPQDSQERTQRIKELEGLALKTGQTQLFIETPYRNAALWQALVQALQPHTRLALASGLTLPDARIRSQLVRQWRQQPEPPDNRTPVVFALGR, from the coding sequence ATGAACGCAAGAACCGGAACGCTGTACCTGGTGCCCGCGCCGCTCGATTTTGGCTGCGACAGCCAGGTTCCGCTGCAGGATGCGCTGCCCGCCAGCACCTTGCAGACCGCCGCGCGGCTCACCCACTGGGTGTGCGAGAACGCCAAGAGCACCCGCGCCTACCTCAAGCGCGTCGATGCCCTCCACCCCCTGGCCGCTTCCCTACAGCAGCAGCAGATCACCGAACTGCCGCGCGAGGTGCACAAGAAGGGAGATCATGGCGACAAGGGGTCGGCCCCCTTCGATGCCCGCCCCCTGCTGGCCGCCGCGCTGGCGGGGCATGACATGGGACTGGTCAGCGAGGCGGGCATGCCCGCCGTGGCCGACCCGGGCTCGTCCGTGGTGCGCGCCGCGCACGATCTGCAGATCCCCGTGGCCCCCCTGGTGGGCCCGGTGTCGCTGCTCCTCGCACTGGCGGCCAGCGGCCTGAACGGGCAGAACTTCGCATTCGTCGGTTATCTGCCACAGGACAGCCAGGAGCGCACCCAGCGCATCAAGGAACTCGAAGGCCTGGCCCTCAAGACAGGGCAGACCCAGCTCTTCATCGAAACCCCGTACCGCAATGCGGCCCTGTGGCAGGCGCTGGTCCAGGCGCTGCAACCCCACACCCGGCTGGCGCTGGCCAGCGGGCTGACGCTGCCGGACGCACGCATCCGCAGCCAGCTGGTGCGGCAATGGCGCCAGCAGCCCGAGCCCCCCGACAACCGCACCCCCGTGGTGTTCGCATTGGGCCGCTGA